The region AGCAGTTGACATTGCAAAATACAGAGGTAAATTTGACGAAGGCTGGGATGCTTTAAGAGAAAAAAGAATCAAAAAATTAAGAGAAAATGGAATCTTACTGCCAAATCAGACAATTGCTCCAAGAGACCCTGAAGTTCCAGAATGGGATAAATTGACTTATGATGAAAAACAATTTTGGAAAGCCAAAATGGAAGTTTATGCCGCAATGGTTGACAACATGGATCAAAACGTTGGAAAAGTTCTAGACAAACTTAAAGCTTTAAAGAAAGACAAAAACACTTTAATCATTTTCATTGCAGACAATGGCGCTCAAGGCGGATTCAATACGTACAATCCGTTAAGAAGAGGTTTAGTTCGTAACGACGGCCCAATTGGAAGTTCTGGATCTTTTGATTATCAGGAACAAAACTGGGCTTATTTGTCTAATACGCCATTACAGGATTATAAAAACAATATGCACGAAGGCGGTTTCAGTTCGCCATTTATTGCCTGGTATCCATCAAAAATTAAAGCGGGAAGAATTGATAAAGGAACGGGACACATAATTGACCTTGCTCCTACTTTCTATGAATTGGCCGGAATTGAATATCCTAAAAACTTAAATGGTGTAAATTCTAATCCGCTTCCGGGGAAAAGTTTATTGCCGGTTTTATTTGATAATGCATCAGAAGTAAACAGAGGTACACCATTATTTTGGGAAAGAGCGGGAAACAGAGCCGTAAGAGAAGGAAAATGGAAATTGGTTTCTATTTATCCGTCTTACCAATGGGAACTTTACGATCTTGAAGCAGACCGCGGAGAAACAACTAATGTTGCGGCTCAAAACCCGGGAATTGTAAATGATCTTTCAGCAAAATATTTTGACTGGGCAGATAAAACAGGAGTCGTAGAATACAGTAAATTCAAACAAAAAAACGAATTAATTCCAGGTGCTGCTCCAAAAAAATAATTACTTTTTTTGATATTTTTAGTAATTATGACAAAAAGCGATTGTTATTAAAACAGTCGCTTTTTAAAACAAAAAAATGGTCTACAAGCCAAATGTTCCTAGGAACAAAAAGGGCTGTCTCAAAAGTTTGGACAGCCCTTTTCTATTTTAAATTTCTAAAGAAAATTATCTAAAATCATTCAAAGATTTCTCAATAATTTCAAGACATTCATTAATCTGTTCTTCCGTCATAACCAACGGCGGTGCCAGTCTGATTTTGTTTCCGTGAGTTGGTTTTGCTAATAATCCATTATCTCTAAATTTCAAACAGATTTCCCAAGCCAAATCAGATTCTTCGTCTGTATTGATTACAATTGCATTTAAAAGACCTTTTCCGCGAACCAGCGTAATCAAATCATTTTTTTCGGCAATTTTATTTAATCCGTCTCTTAAAATAACACCAAGACGTTCTGCATTTTCAGCCAGTTTTTCGTCTTTAATCACTTCAAGAGCAGCGATTGCAACTGCAGCAGCGACAGGATTTCCACCAAAAGTAGATCCGTGCTGACCCGGTTTAATCACATTCATGATTTCATCATTACATAAAACTGCAGAAACCGGATAAACTCCACCAGAAATTGCTTTTCCTAAAATTAAAACATCAGGCTGTACATTTTCGTGGTGAACTGCTAATAATTTTCCTGTACGCGCAATTCCTGTCTGCACCTCATCAGCAATAAAAAGTACATTATGTTTTTCGCAAAGTGCTTTCGCTTTCGCTAAATACCCTTCAGACGGAACATAAACTCCTGCTTCCCCTTGAATTGGTTCAACTAAAAATCCAGCAATATTTTTAGATGAATTTAAAGCGTTTTCAAGTGCTTCCAGATTGTCATATTCAATTTTGATAAAACCGTCTGTAAAAGGTCCGAAGTTTTTACGTGCTGTTTCATCATTAGAAAATGAAATAATGGTAGTCGTTCTTCCGTGAAAATTATTCTCACACACAATAATCTGTGCCTGATTTTCAGGAATTCCTTTTACTTCATATGCCCATTTTCTGGAAATTTTTAAAGCCGTTTCTACCGCTTCAGCTCCTGTATTCATTGGAAGAACTTTATCGAAACCAAAATATTTCGTTACATATTCTTCATAGTTTCCTAATTTATCATTGTAAAAAGCACGCGAAGTCAAAGTCAGTTTTTGTGCTTGCTCTACCATTGCATTTACAATTTTCGGATGGCAATGACCTTGATTTACCGCAGAATAAGCAGATAAAAAGTCATAATATTTTTTTCCGTCAACATCCCAAACGTATACTCCTTCTCCGCGTTCTAAAACTACCGGAAGCGGATGGTAATTGTGAGCGCCGTATTTATTCTCTTTTTCAATCAAAACTTCTGATTTTGACGAAAGTGCTTTTTCTGTACTAATCATAATCTGCTTTTTATTTTTACAAAAATATTAAAATTTAAATAATTTCGAGTCTAAGAATAATATTTTGACTTAAAAATAACAAAATTTGAGTCAAAATTCACATTTTAAAACAAATAAAAAGCAAATATTTATTTAGACAGAAACAGTAATTTGTGAATAATAATTAAAAAAAATAACTACTTTTATAAATCATCAACAACTGAAATTTAAAGATTTTTATTGAATGGATTTATTAGACGAATTTGATATCAGTATTATTAAAGAATTAGAAAAAGATGGCAGAATGGCTTTTTCTGCTATTGCTACTAATTTGAAAATATCAAATACAATGGTACATCAGCGTATTAACCGAATGATCGAACAAGGCGTAATTGGCGGCATAAAACCGATTATTCAGGAAAAGAAAATTGGGTACGACTGGGCTTCTTTTACGGGGCTTACACTAAACAAAGACTCTGATTCTGAAAGAATTATTGAAGCACTTAAAGAAATTCCTGAAATTACAGAATGTTATTATGTAACAGGTTCGTTTACTTTATACATTAAAATCATTGCCAAAAATCACGAGCATATGCGTCGTATTCTTTATGAAAAAATTGATGGAATTCCGGGTATTGACAAAACCGATTCGATTGTAGAATTAGGCTGCGCTTTTAAAAGAAATATATCTTTATAAAACTTCATTCTCCCAGCGAGAATATTCGTTATAAACCTCACAAGAATTTACTTGTGAGGTTTTTTTGTAACATATTATTTCTGATATTTGTTAAAAATTGTAGAAATATGAAAAATTCAGTACTAATTTTATTCAGTGCAATCTTATTTTCCAATCTTATGAATGCGCAATTAAAACCTGTAAAATACTCAGAGGGAAACCAGCAATTGAATGGTTTATTTATAAAATCGGCTAAAAAAAGTGCTAACAATCCGGGAATTCTTCTTTTACCGGCATGGCTTGGAATTGACAACGCTTCTAAAGGAATTGCAGAAGAATTATCAAAACTAGGCTATCACGTTTTTATCGCAGATATTTACGGAGAAGGAAACTATCCTAAAAATACCGGTGAAGCCGGAAAACAAGCCGGTTTCTATAAAACGAATTATGAAGCTTATCAAAAAAGAATCAATACTGCATTGCAGGAATTAATTAAATCCGGTGCAAATGCTGATAATATAGTAGCTATTGGTTACTGCTTTGGAGGAACCGGAGTTTTAGAAGCAGCGAGAGGACATTTAAATCTAAAAGGTATTGCTTCATTTCATGGTGGTTTAGGTAAAGATGCCAGCAGAAAAACAGAAACGATCAACGCAAAAGTTTTAGTTTGTCACGGAGCAGATGATCCATTTGTTCCAAAAGAAGAAATTACTTCATTCCAGCAGGAAATGCGTGATTCTAAAGCAGACTGGGAAATGATATATTATTCCAATTCTGTTCACTCTTTTACCAATCCGGAAGCCGGAAATGATAATTCTAAAGGCGCAGCTTATAATGCAGTTGCGGCAAAACGCTCTTTTGATCATTTACAGCTTTTCCTGAATGAAGTTTTAAAGAAATAATACCACTTAATCCCTACCAAAAACAAATCAACTAAATAACCAATGTCACATAGTAAAATCAGAGAAGATAAAACCTGTTTGAATTGCAGGCATGTTGTAGAGCAAAAATTCTGTCCTAACTGCGGCCAGGAAAACAGCGACAGCCGAAAAACTTTTCATCATTTATTTGTTCACTTTTTTGAAGATTTAACGCATTATGAAAATGCTTTCTGGAAAACCATTAAAAACCTGCTTTTTAAGCCTTCGACTCTTACAAAAGAGTATCTTTCCGGAAAACGTCTTTCTTATTTAGCACCTGTTCGATTGTATATTTTCATCAGTTTTATTACTTTTTTACTGATTTCTATGTTTCCGAGTAAAATCAACGGAGATATTGATAAAAGTGAAAAGGAATTAAATAAAGAAATCGCTAAAGCTACTAAAGACCTCAATATTAAAAAGGAAGACAAGAAATACTTTCATTTTTTGAACATGAAGAAAATTGATTCTGTTCAGAAATACGGAAAAGAAGAAGAAAAGCTTAATGCCAGCTCTTATTGGTTTGTTGAAAAAGCAAGTCATGTTACTGAGAAATATACTAAAAAAGAGATTTATGTAAAATTTATAGAAGCTTTCTTTCATAATCTTCCGAAAATTCTCTTTATTATCATGCCATTTTTCGCCTTTTTCTTATGGCTTTTTCACAACAAAAAGAAATGGTATTATTTTGATCACGGAATTTTTACGCTCCATTATTTCTCTTTCCTGCTGCTCATTTTTCTCATTATGTTTATTATAGACCGTTTAATTGGCCTTTTTGGAGAAGATAGTCCATTGTCTTACATCTCAGGATTAACAACGTTTGCAGGAACAATCTGGATGTGTTATTATTTTTATCCGGCGCATCATCGCTTTTATGGAGAATCCAGAATCGTGTCTTTTGTAAAAAGTTTCTTTCTTTTTATAATCAATTCCCTTTTTATTCTATTTTTACTGACTTTATACGTTCTTTACACATTTATTAATTTACACTAACTATTAGGAAATGAAAAAACTACTCCTTTTATTATTAATCGCCTCAGCATATTCATGCAAGACTGCGCAGACCACTGCATCCAAAGACAATTCAGATCCTACTAAATATGTTAAAGCAATCAGCGAAAAAGATTTAAAGAAAATGCTTTATACAATTGCTTCAGATGAAATGGAAGGCCGTGAAACAGGTTCCCCAGGACAGAAAAAAGCAGGTCTTTACATGATTGAACAATACAAAAAAAGCGGCATCTCTTTTCCAAAAGGAGCATCTGATTATTATCAGCATATTCCGGCTGCTTTCTTAAACGCAAGAAGAAACGAAAATTTACCTGATTCTGAGAATATCTGGGCTTATATTGAAGGTTCTGAAAAACCAAATGAAATTCTGGTTATTTCGGCACATTATGATCATGTTGGAATTAAAGATGGCGAAGTTTATAACGGAGCTGATGATGATGGTTCCGGAACTGTTGCGGTTATGGAAATGGCTAAAGCTTTTGCTAAAGCTAAAAAACAAGGACGCGGACCAAAACGTTCTATACTTTTTCTTCATGTAACTGGCGAAGAACACGGTTTACACGGATCTCGTTTTTATTCTGAAAATCCTTTGTTTCCAATTGCAAACACTATCGCCGATATCAATATTGATATGATTGGTCGTCGTGATGTAGAACACGCCAACACTAATAATTATGTATATGTAATTGGGGCAGACAGATTATCATCTGACTTGCACAATGCAGTTGTGGCTCAAAACGAAAAATACATCAAAATGGACTTAGATTTTAAATTTAATGATCCTAAAGATCCAAACCATTTTTACGAGCGTTCTGACCACTATAACTTCGCTAAACATGGTATTCCATCTATCTTCTTTTTCAACGGCGTTCACGAAGACTATCACGGAAAAGACGATACTCCGGAAAAAATCGAATACGACGCTTTAACTAAAAGAACAAAACTGGCTTTCGTTTTGGCCTGGGATTTGGCTAATAGAGAAAACAGACCGGTGGTGGATAAAAAATAGTTGCAAAGTCTCAAAGTTGCAAAGGTACAGAGGTTTCAAAACTTTGACTATAAACAAAAAAAGGATAAGCTAAGCTTATCCTTTTTTTGTTTATATATTTTAGTTTAAAGTCTTAGAATAAAACCTCTGTACCTTTGCAACTTTGAACCTTTGCAACTCTTTCTAGTCATTCATCGAAATCAAAAACTCTTCGTTATTTTTTGTTTTCTTGAAACGGTCATTTACGAAATCCATAGATTCTACAGGATTCATATCTGACAAGTATTTACGCATGATCCACATTCTTTGAAGTGTTTTTTCGTCTAATAACAAATCATCACGACGTGTACTTGAAGATGTAAGATCGATTGCAGGGAAAATACGTTTATTAGCTATCTTACGATCTAATTGAAGTTCCATGTTACCGGTTCCTTTAAATTCTTCGAAGATCACTTCGTCCATTTTAGAACCAGTTTCTGTTAATGCAGTTGCGATAATACTTAAAGATCCTCCATTTTCTACATTTCTGGCTGCTCCAAAGAAACGTTTTGGCTTTTGTAATGCATTAGCATCAACACCTCCACTTAATACTTTTCCTGATGCAGGCTGTACCGTGTTGTAAGCTCTCGCTAAACGCGTGATAGAATCTAAAAGAATTACAACATCATGACCACATTCTACTAAACGTTTTGCTTTTTCTAAAACGATGTTTGCAATTTTCACGTGCTCTTGTGGCTCTCTGTCAAAAGTCGAAGCGATAACCTCTCCTCTTACACTTCTTTGCATGTCAGTAACCTCTTCCGGACGTTCGTCAATAAGAAGTACAATTAAATAAACTTCTGGATGGTTGGCCGCAATTGCGTTGGCTATATCTTTAAGAAGCATTGTTTTACCCGTTTTAGGCTGTGCAACGATCATACCACGCTGACCTTTACCTATTGGTGAAAACAAATCTATAATTCGGGTTGAAATAGAACTGCCTTTTTCGGCAATTTTGAATTTTTCTGAAGGGAAAACCGGTGTTAAATGTTCGAAAGAAACTCTGTCACGAACCACTTGCGGATCGTGTCCGTTGATTTTTAACACACGAACTAAAGGGAAAAATTTCTCTCCTTCTTTTGGAGGGCGAACCACTCCTTTTACTGTATCTCCGGTTTTTAAACCAAATAATCTGATTTGTGAAGTTGATAAATAAATATCATCCGGAGAAGCTAAATAATTATAATCTGATGAACGTAAAAATCCGTAACCGTCCGGCATCATTTCAAGAACGCCTTCACTTTCTATAATCCCGTCAAATTCGAAATCCGAATCTCTGAAATTATTAGTATTCTTTTTATTTTTATGATTAGGATTTTGGTTATTGTGGTTTCCGTTTCCATTGCCATTCCCGCTTTGATTCGGGTTTTGATTTTGATTTTTATTTTGATTCGGATTAATCTTTTTTGCAGGAGCAATTACCGGAGTTTTTTCAGCTGTTTCTGCTGTTGTTTCAGAAGCAACTGGTTCTGAAGGCACTTCTGTTGTAACTTCCTGTACAGTTTCTTTTTCTTTTTTAAGAGCTACTTTTTTCTCGTAAGCCGACTTATTGAATTTTATAATTTTAGGCTCTTTTTTTGATACTGGCGTTTTTTCTTCCTGTACTTCCGGAGCCGCAGTTTCTGCTATTGGCTGAATTGTTTCGACAGTATCGTTTTTTTGAACAGTTTCCTCTACTTTATCAAATTCTAAAACGGGAGTATTTTTGGCATTTGCTGCTTTGGTTTTAGCAGGAGCAATTCTGGTACGCTTTGGTTTCTCTTCTTTTGTTTCTGCTGCTGCCTCATTTTTTGGAGCTTCTGTCTGAGCAAGAGATGTTTCCTGATGTGCTAAAATCTGACTAATTAAAGTCTCTTTTTTGACACCATTAATCTTTATTGTTTTAGCTAACTTAGCTATTTCTTGAAGCTCAGCAAGCTTCATTTCTTTTAATGCAGAAATATCAAACATGAATGTTCTATGAGTTTAATTATTTTAAAGGAAATACTGTAAAAAGAATAGGTAGATAATAAATTTGAATTGACCGCAGTATGAAGTGCTTACGGTATTATGATGCAATAATACGAATAAAATTTTATCATACAATAGTATTTTAAAAAAAGAAAATATATTTTTGTAAAACATTTTTAGATCATGATACAAAGAATTCAAACTGTATATTTATTTCTGGCTTTTGTTGCGACAGGCGTTTTAATGCTTTTCTTGCCGCTTTGGACAACAAGTGCAGGAAAGCCGTTTTATTTTATGCAGGATCAACTTTATACTATTTTATTAGGCTTGACAACAATGCTTACTATAATTAGTATAATTTCATTTAAAAAGAGACAAAATCAGTTTGTATTAAACAGACTAAACATCATATTAAATTTAATTTTATTAGGATTATTTGTTTACCGATCACTAAATTTATCTGGAGAAGCGGAAGTTTCTGAGAAAGGTATTGGGATGTTTCTTCCTATTGTTGCTATCGTGTTATTAGTTTTAGCTAATAAGGCCATCAAAAAGGACGAAGATCTTGTAAAATCTGTAGATCGTTTGAGATAAACCTATAAACTTAGTTTATTGCGCGAAGAAGAACCCGAATTTTATATTCGGGTTTTTTTTGATTCAAAAAGAAATTAATGTAAGATAATTTTCATAATTTTACCAATTAACAGTTTCTTAAATGACATCTCCAATAAAAATTCATCTTGCAGATGACCATCAGGTTTTAATTGATGGTCTCTCCAACTTATTAAAGACAGTTTCTAACTTTGAAGTGGTTGGAAGTTCGCTGGACGGTACAACCGTTTACCATGATGTCCTTGCTGATGAAGCCGACATTTTGATTTTAGATATCAGCATGCCTAAAAAGGACGGCATCGAAACTTTAAAAGAATTCAACGAAAAACAAGCTGGCTGCAAAGTCATTATTTTATCCAGCTATGATGATTTAAAAATTATAAAAGAAGTCATGAAACTGGGTGCAAAAGGCTATCTGACCAAAAATTGCGCCGGCGAAAACATTATTGAAGCGGTTGAAGCTGTTTATCAGGGACAGGAATATTTTAGCGATGCTATTAGAGAAAAGATTTTTAATACTTTTAAAGACAATCCAAAACTGAATCAAAATGCCGTTATTGAAAACCCCATTTTAAGTCCGCGTGAAATTGAGATTATTATTTTGATTGCTTTAGAATACAGTGGAAAAGAAATTAGCGAGAAGCTTTTTATCAGTTCGCATACTGTGGAGACACATCGCAAAAATATCATGAAAAAACTAAACATAAAAAGCACGATCGGTTTAGTAAAATATGCGTTGAAAAACAATTTGATTAATCCATAGAAATAAACTTTATGCCGGGTTTCAACTTTCTTATATCATTACTTTTATGTATCGCTGTTAAGGGAACTTTTCTTTCTCAAAATATGGCAAACACAACTGGTAATCTTATTACTTCTGAAACCGAGATCATAAGCGAAACAGCTCCCGGTCAAATTAAAAAATCAGAACAATCAAGAAACAAAAAAATCGTTAGTTTATCTATTCTGCTTATCATTATTATATTTCTTTTATTGTATTTTTTGTACCAAAACAACAAGTTAAAACAAAAGATAAAAAGAAAGGATACCAAACAAAAAATCCTTTTAAATATCATTAATTCGGGTATTGATACTCAGGAAATAGAGCGAAAAAAAATCGCTTCCTTTCTTCATGACAATATCAATTCGCTCTTATCATCGGTTGGACTGCATTTGAATACTTTTACAGCACAACATGATATACAATCTGATGAAATACAAAAAGCAAAAGCTATTTTATCTGAAGCCCATGAACTTTTAAGAGATATGTCTCACGATCTTGTCCCTACTCTTCTGGTTCGTTTCGGATTAATTTACGCTCTCGAAGATTTATGTGAAAAACATTCTAATTCTGCTATAGATTTTGAATTCTCAAGTTCTATTCCTACCAGTAAAAGATATACTGATAAGTTTGAAATGAAAATCTATTTCATTGTCAGCGAATTATTCAACAACATTATAAAACATAGCGGAGCAACTAAAGCCAAAATTGATTTATTAGAAAAAAACGATGAATTAATATT is a window of Flavobacterium crocinum DNA encoding:
- a CDS encoding sensor histidine kinase translates to MANTTGNLITSETEIISETAPGQIKKSEQSRNKKIVSLSILLIIIIFLLLYFLYQNNKLKQKIKRKDTKQKILLNIINSGIDTQEIERKKIASFLHDNINSLLSSVGLHLNTFTAQHDIQSDEIQKAKAILSEAHELLRDMSHDLVPTLLVRFGLIYALEDLCEKHSNSAIDFEFSSSIPTSKRYTDKFEMKIYFIVSELFNNIIKHSGATKAKIDLLEKNDELILSVHDDGIGFRTQKLKEAEGFGLNRIRARIKKYRGRLTIISKENKGTKIKIEIPLPH
- a CDS encoding DUF3667 domain-containing protein: MSHSKIREDKTCLNCRHVVEQKFCPNCGQENSDSRKTFHHLFVHFFEDLTHYENAFWKTIKNLLFKPSTLTKEYLSGKRLSYLAPVRLYIFISFITFLLISMFPSKINGDIDKSEKELNKEIAKATKDLNIKKEDKKYFHFLNMKKIDSVQKYGKEEEKLNASSYWFVEKASHVTEKYTKKEIYVKFIEAFFHNLPKILFIIMPFFAFFLWLFHNKKKWYYFDHGIFTLHYFSFLLLIFLIMFIIDRLIGLFGEDSPLSYISGLTTFAGTIWMCYYFYPAHHRFYGESRIVSFVKSFFLFIINSLFILFLLTLYVLYTFINLH
- a CDS encoding M28 family peptidase, with the translated sequence MKKLLLLLLIASAYSCKTAQTTASKDNSDPTKYVKAISEKDLKKMLYTIASDEMEGRETGSPGQKKAGLYMIEQYKKSGISFPKGASDYYQHIPAAFLNARRNENLPDSENIWAYIEGSEKPNEILVISAHYDHVGIKDGEVYNGADDDGSGTVAVMEMAKAFAKAKKQGRGPKRSILFLHVTGEEHGLHGSRFYSENPLFPIANTIADINIDMIGRRDVEHANTNNYVYVIGADRLSSDLHNAVVAQNEKYIKMDLDFKFNDPKDPNHFYERSDHYNFAKHGIPSIFFFNGVHEDYHGKDDTPEKIEYDALTKRTKLAFVLAWDLANRENRPVVDKK
- a CDS encoding Lrp/AsnC family transcriptional regulator — protein: MDLLDEFDISIIKELEKDGRMAFSAIATNLKISNTMVHQRINRMIEQGVIGGIKPIIQEKKIGYDWASFTGLTLNKDSDSERIIEALKEIPEITECYYVTGSFTLYIKIIAKNHEHMRRILYEKIDGIPGIDKTDSIVELGCAFKRNISL
- a CDS encoding response regulator transcription factor, whose amino-acid sequence is MTSPIKIHLADDHQVLIDGLSNLLKTVSNFEVVGSSLDGTTVYHDVLADEADILILDISMPKKDGIETLKEFNEKQAGCKVIILSSYDDLKIIKEVMKLGAKGYLTKNCAGENIIEAVEAVYQGQEYFSDAIREKIFNTFKDNPKLNQNAVIENPILSPREIEIIILIALEYSGKEISEKLFISSHTVETHRKNIMKKLNIKSTIGLVKYALKNNLINP
- the rocD gene encoding ornithine--oxo-acid transaminase translates to MISTEKALSSKSEVLIEKENKYGAHNYHPLPVVLERGEGVYVWDVDGKKYYDFLSAYSAVNQGHCHPKIVNAMVEQAQKLTLTSRAFYNDKLGNYEEYVTKYFGFDKVLPMNTGAEAVETALKISRKWAYEVKGIPENQAQIIVCENNFHGRTTTIISFSNDETARKNFGPFTDGFIKIEYDNLEALENALNSSKNIAGFLVEPIQGEAGVYVPSEGYLAKAKALCEKHNVLFIADEVQTGIARTGKLLAVHHENVQPDVLILGKAISGGVYPVSAVLCNDEIMNVIKPGQHGSTFGGNPVAAAVAIAALEVIKDEKLAENAERLGVILRDGLNKIAEKNDLITLVRGKGLLNAIVINTDEESDLAWEICLKFRDNGLLAKPTHGNKIRLAPPLVMTEEQINECLEIIEKSLNDFR
- a CDS encoding arylsulfatase — translated: MNKRINILFSVLLTGIIGTYEASAQNASSKPNVILIMVDDMGYSDLGNYGSEIKTPNLDRLAKEGTRLREFYNNSICAPTRASLLTGQYQHKAGVGYFDVNLGLPAYQGYLNKESLTLGEVFRSGGYSTLMSGKWHVGSEDQAQWPNQRGFDKFYGILKGAANYFDTKPLPFGKTAYPVKMIRNNEELHPKDDSYYFTDEIGNNAVTFLDEQNKENKPFFLYLAFTAPHWPLQAKAVDIAKYRGKFDEGWDALREKRIKKLRENGILLPNQTIAPRDPEVPEWDKLTYDEKQFWKAKMEVYAAMVDNMDQNVGKVLDKLKALKKDKNTLIIFIADNGAQGGFNTYNPLRRGLVRNDGPIGSSGSFDYQEQNWAYLSNTPLQDYKNNMHEGGFSSPFIAWYPSKIKAGRIDKGTGHIIDLAPTFYELAGIEYPKNLNGVNSNPLPGKSLLPVLFDNASEVNRGTPLFWERAGNRAVREGKWKLVSIYPSYQWELYDLEADRGETTNVAAQNPGIVNDLSAKYFDWADKTGVVEYSKFKQKNELIPGAAPKK
- a CDS encoding dienelactone hydrolase family protein; translation: MKNSVLILFSAILFSNLMNAQLKPVKYSEGNQQLNGLFIKSAKKSANNPGILLLPAWLGIDNASKGIAEELSKLGYHVFIADIYGEGNYPKNTGEAGKQAGFYKTNYEAYQKRINTALQELIKSGANADNIVAIGYCFGGTGVLEAARGHLNLKGIASFHGGLGKDASRKTETINAKVLVCHGADDPFVPKEEITSFQQEMRDSKADWEMIYYSNSVHSFTNPEAGNDNSKGAAYNAVAAKRSFDHLQLFLNEVLKK
- the rho gene encoding transcription termination factor Rho → MFDISALKEMKLAELQEIAKLAKTIKINGVKKETLISQILAHQETSLAQTEAPKNEAAAETKEEKPKRTRIAPAKTKAANAKNTPVLEFDKVEETVQKNDTVETIQPIAETAAPEVQEEKTPVSKKEPKIIKFNKSAYEKKVALKKEKETVQEVTTEVPSEPVASETTAETAEKTPVIAPAKKINPNQNKNQNQNPNQSGNGNGNGNHNNQNPNHKNKKNTNNFRDSDFEFDGIIESEGVLEMMPDGYGFLRSSDYNYLASPDDIYLSTSQIRLFGLKTGDTVKGVVRPPKEGEKFFPLVRVLKINGHDPQVVRDRVSFEHLTPVFPSEKFKIAEKGSSISTRIIDLFSPIGKGQRGMIVAQPKTGKTMLLKDIANAIAANHPEVYLIVLLIDERPEEVTDMQRSVRGEVIASTFDREPQEHVKIANIVLEKAKRLVECGHDVVILLDSITRLARAYNTVQPASGKVLSGGVDANALQKPKRFFGAARNVENGGSLSIIATALTETGSKMDEVIFEEFKGTGNMELQLDRKIANKRIFPAIDLTSSSTRRDDLLLDEKTLQRMWIMRKYLSDMNPVESMDFVNDRFKKTKNNEEFLISMND
- a CDS encoding DUF4293 domain-containing protein → MIQRIQTVYLFLAFVATGVLMLFLPLWTTSAGKPFYFMQDQLYTILLGLTTMLTIISIISFKKRQNQFVLNRLNIILNLILLGLFVYRSLNLSGEAEVSEKGIGMFLPIVAIVLLVLANKAIKKDEDLVKSVDRLR